Proteins encoded in a region of the Methanofollis tationis genome:
- a CDS encoding tetratricopeptide repeat protein produces the protein MKLKWIILILLVAAASWVYISDKTSKDPEFIDSAIANTSTAAAGALISVGQYDAAIVFADLALPVATADCDLLMEKGKALSALGRNEEASACYDLILAKDPDAAGALAGKATALFRMGDMASSYAYAMDALAIDGTDLTALERAGAASLNLGNYAEAADYYDQIVTLRPGDAAAWIRRGDALLSISILMEEEMKTRFSTLGKPGATMGTLNIDPYMEAMECYNRAISLDPMVAPMLATRMIARSQMTINTCQDIVENL, from the coding sequence ATGAAGTTGAAGTGGATCATCCTGATCCTGCTGGTCGCCGCCGCCTCCTGGGTCTATATCTCGGACAAAACCTCAAAAGACCCGGAGTTCATCGACTCGGCGATCGCCAACACCAGCACTGCCGCCGCCGGCGCACTGATCTCGGTGGGTCAGTACGACGCCGCGATCGTTTTTGCCGACCTGGCCCTCCCGGTTGCGACGGCCGATTGTGATCTTCTCATGGAGAAGGGGAAGGCGCTCTCGGCGCTGGGAAGAAACGAGGAGGCTTCGGCCTGCTATGACCTGATCCTCGCGAAAGACCCGGACGCCGCCGGCGCTCTTGCCGGCAAGGCGACGGCATTGTTCAGGATGGGAGATATGGCGAGTTCGTATGCGTATGCGATGGACGCACTCGCGATCGACGGCACCGATCTTACCGCCCTTGAACGTGCCGGTGCTGCCAGCCTCAACCTCGGCAATTATGCGGAGGCTGCAGACTATTATGACCAGATTGTAACGCTCAGGCCCGGCGATGCGGCTGCATGGATCAGGAGGGGAGACGCCCTCCTCTCCATCTCGATTCTTATGGAAGAGGAGATGAAAACACGATTCTCCACCCTGGGGAAACCCGGTGCGACGATGGGCACCCTGAATATCGATCCCTATATGGAGGCGATGGAGTGCTACAACCGCGCCATCAGCCTTGACCCGATGGTTGCGCCCATGCTTGCGACCAGAATGATCGCCAGGTCTCAGATGACGATCAATACCTGTCAGGATATCGTGGAAAACCTCTGA
- a CDS encoding beta/alpha barrel domain-containing protein has protein sequence MSANVSVFVPADVPDEVRETYIDNFSTITRGTGRLMLFAGDQKIEHLNDDFYGDGIHPDDAEPEHLFRIASQGRIGVFATQIGLVARYGRDYPEVPYLVKLNSKTHLVKTAQKDPASPMITTVAQVVALRKQTGLKIAAVGYTIYLGSEFEAQMLTEAAQAVLEAHQHGLVTVLWIYPRGAAVKDEKDPHLIAGATGVAACLGSDFVKVNAPKKEGTASAVLLKEATLAAGRTKVVCAGGSSVDEGKFLKELYEQIHTGGCSGNATGRNIHQKSLEEAVRMCNAISAITIDGASLEDALALLKGN, from the coding sequence ATGTCTGCGAACGTTTCCGTATTTGTCCCTGCCGACGTCCCTGACGAGGTAAGGGAGACCTATATCGATAACTTTTCGACCATCACCAGGGGAACGGGCCGTCTCATGCTCTTTGCCGGCGACCAGAAGATCGAACACCTCAACGACGATTTCTACGGCGACGGGATCCACCCGGACGACGCCGAACCCGAGCACCTCTTCAGGATCGCAAGCCAGGGGCGCATCGGTGTCTTTGCGACCCAGATCGGGCTGGTCGCCCGCTACGGCCGGGACTATCCCGAGGTGCCGTACCTCGTCAAACTCAACTCCAAGACGCACCTGGTCAAGACCGCCCAGAAAGACCCGGCCAGCCCGATGATCACCACGGTGGCCCAGGTGGTCGCCCTCAGGAAGCAGACCGGGCTGAAGATCGCCGCTGTCGGCTATACCATCTATCTCGGGTCGGAGTTTGAGGCCCAGATGCTTACTGAGGCTGCACAGGCGGTGCTTGAGGCGCACCAGCACGGTCTTGTCACGGTGCTCTGGATCTACCCCCGCGGTGCGGCAGTCAAGGACGAGAAGGACCCGCACCTGATCGCCGGGGCGACCGGCGTCGCCGCATGTCTCGGCTCGGACTTCGTCAAGGTCAATGCCCCGAAGAAAGAGGGGACGGCGTCGGCTGTCCTTCTCAAAGAAGCCACCCTCGCTGCAGGGCGGACGAAGGTCGTCTGTGCTGGCGGATCGAGCGTCGACGAGGGGAAATTCCTCAAGGAACTCTACGAGCAGATTCACACCGGCGGCTGCTCCGGAAACGCCACCGGGAGAAACATCCACCAGAAGTCCCTTGAGGAAGCGGTGCGGATGTGCAACGCGATCTCGGCGATCACCATCGATGGTGCGTCCCTTGAGGATGCCCTGGCCCTTTTGAAGGGCAACTGA
- a CDS encoding class 1 fructose-bisphosphatase, translating to MTTLNEYLESMGCETDLCTLIELIAEQAQPIREAFITHQAYAESENVYGERQAAMDTWSDELITRVLGESGLVRALSSEEQDEVRIFPGAKAEYAVVMDPMDGSSLIQTNLAVGTIVGIFGGGDVLQPGRDLKAALYMLYGPMTTLTLTVGKGVCIFAMDHGGIYRLLERDVRIPDGNLYGTGGGRPDWIDQHAAFITTVEADGAKLRYTGSYVADFHQILKYGGIYCYPALKGKPKGKLRLLYEAIPIGFIAAQAGGAITDGHIDLLDLKPAEPHQRTPIYVGSMNMISLVKETFERSGA from the coding sequence ATGACGACATTGAATGAGTATCTGGAGTCTATGGGTTGTGAAACCGACCTCTGCACACTGATAGAATTGATCGCAGAGCAGGCGCAGCCGATCAGGGAGGCGTTCATCACCCATCAGGCATATGCCGAATCCGAGAACGTCTATGGCGAGCGGCAGGCTGCGATGGACACCTGGTCTGACGAACTGATCACCCGCGTCCTCGGGGAATCCGGGCTTGTACGCGCCCTCTCGTCCGAGGAGCAGGACGAGGTCAGGATATTTCCCGGGGCGAAAGCCGAGTATGCCGTGGTGATGGACCCGATGGACGGGTCGTCCCTGATCCAGACGAACCTCGCCGTCGGGACGATCGTCGGCATCTTCGGCGGCGGCGACGTCCTCCAGCCCGGGCGGGACCTGAAGGCGGCGCTCTATATGCTCTACGGCCCGATGACCACTCTCACCCTGACGGTGGGGAAGGGCGTCTGCATCTTTGCGATGGACCATGGGGGCATCTACCGCCTCCTCGAACGGGACGTGCGGATCCCTGACGGAAACCTCTATGGCACCGGCGGGGGGAGACCTGACTGGATCGATCAGCACGCCGCCTTCATCACCACCGTCGAGGCGGACGGGGCAAAACTCCGGTACACCGGATCCTACGTTGCCGATTTCCATCAGATCCTCAAATACGGCGGGATCTATTGTTACCCGGCCCTGAAGGGAAAACCGAAGGGAAAACTCAGGCTCCTGTACGAGGCGATCCCGATCGGTTTTATCGCGGCGCAGGCCGGCGGTGCGATCACCGACGGCCATATAGATCTCCTCGACCTCAAACCGGCCGAACCGCACCAGCGCACGCCCATCTATGTCGGGTCGATGAACATGATCAGCCTGGTGAAGGAGACTTTCGAACGGTCAGGGGCATGA
- a CDS encoding fructose 1,6-bisphosphatase yields the protein MITLTVLTADFGGFPAGLRAHPLVVEKAAKLLRAEHGKRIIDSFTTRAGGRVACVFTSAGEGKAAPLLDDLCAACRGVSGEIGLSGSGSVETVSLTFEERPGEAVLVFLSAGAAPNAWCMPLCRIFADPFTSPALVREPLMREGFSFICDDGSVFATPAETCGLLSHLEGGRLPVRVERQDRLPAAAAGRGPDPALVLRAGEGLPVVGEVLAAAAGNGLMAVSLCDMSPIYPKTACLGFSIHDGMLIGPADLYDDPVFGR from the coding sequence ATGATCACCCTCACGGTCCTGACGGCCGATTTCGGCGGTTTCCCTGCAGGACTGCGGGCCCACCCTCTCGTCGTGGAGAAGGCGGCAAAACTGCTCAGGGCCGAGCACGGTAAGCGGATCATCGATTCGTTCACCACCAGGGCGGGCGGGAGAGTTGCCTGCGTCTTCACCTCAGCAGGGGAGGGCAAAGCCGCTCCTCTCCTTGACGACCTCTGTGCGGCATGCAGGGGCGTTTCAGGTGAGATCGGACTATCCGGGAGCGGCAGCGTCGAAACGGTCAGCCTCACCTTTGAAGAGCGGCCCGGAGAGGCGGTGCTGGTCTTCCTCTCTGCCGGTGCCGCCCCGAACGCCTGGTGCATGCCCCTCTGCCGGATCTTTGCCGACCCCTTCACCTCCCCGGCTCTGGTCAGGGAACCCCTGATGCGCGAGGGTTTTTCGTTCATCTGCGACGACGGGTCGGTCTTTGCCACTCCTGCTGAGACCTGCGGTCTCCTCAGTCACCTCGAAGGCGGGCGCCTTCCGGTCAGGGTCGAACGGCAGGACCGCCTGCCGGCGGCCGCGGCCGGCCGCGGCCCTGACCCGGCGCTCGTCCTCAGGGCAGGGGAAGGGCTGCCGGTCGTCGGGGAGGTCCTCGCCGCCGCGGCCGGAAATGGCCTCATGGCAGTCAGCCTCTGCGATATGAGTCCGATTTATCCGAAAACGGCGTGCCTGGGCTTCAGTATCCATGACGGCATGCTCATCGGGCCTGCCGACCTCTATGACGACCCGGTCTTTGGCCGCTGA
- a CDS encoding LSM domain-containing protein: MVNSIVLPVKKVYSLVDSRINVEIKDEGRKLQGRLVAVDEHLNLHMEETIEYTGEQRGRSLGTVVIRGNNILTISPLV; encoded by the coding sequence ATGGTCAACAGTATTGTTCTGCCGGTCAAAAAGGTATATTCTCTTGTTGATTCCAGGATTAATGTTGAAATCAAGGACGAGGGAAGGAAGCTGCAGGGCAGGCTTGTTGCGGTGGACGAACACCTGAACCTGCATATGGAAGAGACGATCGAGTACACCGGCGAGCAGCGCGGGCGCAGCCTTGGCACGGTCGTTATCAGAGGGAACAATATTCTGACGATCTCGCCTCTTGTCTGA